In one Gadus morhua chromosome 15, gadMor3.0, whole genome shotgun sequence genomic region, the following are encoded:
- the cox20 gene encoding cytochrome c oxidase assembly protein COX20, mitochondrial, which produces MIMAGEEEDRQKGFRMLGILDVKTPCAREAVLHGAGGAVVSGLIHFLTTSRVRRSFDVGFAGFMLTTLGSWWYCRTGRARLLVQQRVLQDGLKNKVAFEGTSRDPGTKTPRDPGQLGPPETMNTRDPQSP; this is translated from the exons ATGgctggagaagaggaggataGGCAGAAG GGCTTCCGGATGCTGGGTATCCTGGATGTGAAGACCCCCTGCGCCAGAGAGGCGGTGCTtcacggggcggggggggccgtGGTCTCTGGCCTCATTCACTTCCTCACCACCA GTCGAGTGCGCCGCTCGTTTGACGTTGGTTTCGCTGGCTTCATGCTCACCACGCTGGGATCCTG GTGGTACTGCAGGACCGGTCGGGCTCGGCTGCTCGTCCAGCAGAGAGTCCTGCAGGATGGACTCAAGAACAAGGTGGCCTTCGAAGGAACCAGCAGGGACCCAGGCACCAAGACCCCCAGAGACCCGGGCCAGCTGGGACCCCCAGAGACTATGAACACCAGAGACCCTCAGAGTCCCTGA